The region GCAGATGCAGCTATGGATATTGACTGGGCTGTAGATAGCAAAGGAAATAAAGTGAAGTTAGATAAGATCCACTTCATTAAGATATATACTAGTATGGATCAGGACGCAGGAAGGCTAGGAGAGACTTCTACTGAGGTAATGGGTATTATAGATCTTCATAAAGCCAAAGTAAACATACCAACTAGATAATATACTCAAACTAATCAATCCCCACTACCCTCCAAAACTAACAACCGATTAATTAACCAAAATTATCTATTATGAAAAAAAGTTTAATAAGAGTAAGTACTTTCTTACTCTTTGGAATTACTTTAATTACGGGGACACTGTTTACTGGGTGTTCTAGTGATGATAGTGTGCCATACACTATACCAGTTGAGCTAGTGCAAATTGATACTGACTTAAAAATACAGTCAAGCTATAATGTGGATAGAAGTAGGGTAGTTACTGTGGCTCCTGAATTGGCAAAATTTACTAATCCAAGTTTAGAGTGGAAAATTGTCAAAGCAAATAATATCGATAAAGACTCATTATTAAGTACAGCACAGTATTTAGACTTTATTTCATTGAAAGAAGGTGTCTATAGAATTTCTGTTGATATAAAAGATAAGGTTTATAAAACTAATTATGAATTTGATGTTCAAGTAGCAAAAGAAGAAAATGCATATAAGAAGTTTATTACCAAAGTATTTGATTTTATGCCATCTTATGGACAGTTTACTAATGACTTGCCAAAATATGTAGTAGGAGATACAAGAGAGAAAATGATTGCAAAAGCTGAAGCAGCAATAGCAAAAGAAAAAGCTGGTATGATTTCATTAGGAGGGTTTGGTGGATATGTAGTATTTGGCTTTGATCATACTATAGCTAATGTTCCAGGCAAGAGGGATTTTAGGGTTTTAGGTAATGCTTTTTGGGCGGCTGCAAATCCAAATCCAGATGCGCCAGGTCGAGGAGGTAGTTGTGAACCTGGTATTATTATGGTTGCTTATGATAAGAATAAAAATGGAAAACCAGATGATGATGAATGGTATGAAATAGCAGGTAGTGAATATTATAAGAAAGAAACAATTAAGGATTATGGAATTACTTATTACAGACCAGATCCTAAGAAGGCTCCTGTAGTAGATCCTAAACTAAGTTGGGCTACAGATTTAGAATATATCAGATGGGAAGATAATCAAGGAGATAAGGGATGGAAACCTAAGAATACCTTTCATAGACAAAGCTATTTTCCAGAGTGGTATAACGGCGATAAAATTACATTTAAAGGGACTAGGTTAGCTAACAATTCAAAAGATGAAAGTGGTACAGGATCTTATTGGGTTCTTTATTCTTATCCTTGGGGATATGCTGACAATGCACCTAATAATGATGATGAGTCAGCTATTGATATAAATTGGGCTGTTGATAAAACTGGAAATAAGGTGAATTTGCCTGGAGTTGATTTTATAAAAGTGTATACAGGTATAAATCAAGAATCAGGTTGGCTAGGTGAAGTCTCTACTGAGGTAGCAGGAGCAGTTGATTTGCACATAGAGGGGACGTCTATTACTACAAGAAAATAAAACTAACAATGAAAAAAACAATTACAAGAATAAGTAGCTATGCCATATTAGGATTAGCCTTATTAACAACATCTGTGTTCACTAGCTGTTCTAGTGATGATAATAGTTCAGACTCTTCTAATGAGTTATCATTAGACTTATCTAAGATTTCTTTAGAGATTCCTACAGAAGGAGGAAAGATATGGAGTGAGACATTTAAAGAGAATACACCTTTAATAACTGCTCCATATACATTTAGTCATAATGTATCTACTTTTGGGGCAGATAAATATTGGAGAGGATTTACAGTTTCAAATAGTACTGATAAAAAAGATCAAGGCAGTGCTTTTAACAAGTTGATGTATGGGACTATGGCCGAGACGACTAATAATATGCCATTCTTAGTGGCTTTTACCGAAGGAGTTTCTGATGTCTTGGTTAAGGGTAAGAGTATTGATATTAAAGAAGCATATACAGTAGTTACTTTAGAGGATAATTATTCTCCAGTAGCAGTAGAATTGGCGTTAAGCTCTTATACCTATCATTCTACTCAACGAGGTGACCCTGGGATGTCAAAGAAATTTGAGAAAGGAGACTTCTTTAAAGTTGTAGTTTTTGGATTAGATGAGAATAAAGTTATTATTAATTCACCTGTAGAACATTATCTGATTGATTATCGAAATGGTGTTGTGAAGGTTGATACTAATTGGAAAAAGGTTAGTTTGAAAGTACTAGGTAAAGTAAAGTATTTAGTGTTCTATGTTGATTCATCAGATAAAGGACAATGGGGAGTAAATACTCCGGCATATTTTACAGTGAAAGATTTAGTTGTTTCAAAATAGTTAATTTATATTAGGCTTCCATTATTATGGGGGCCTTTTTTGAATACTGATTGGTGAGATCTGTATATTATGCTAAATAGTACAGATGTGTTTTTATATTGTGTAAGGGTTATTATTTTTATTAAATATTTTTATGTTAAAATTAACTATATTAAGTTTATGTTGTTTTTAATATATAGATGTTTATGCGTATATTTTTGTGTTTTTTAGTTTTTTGTATTTGTTCTTTGTCTTTTTCTCAGAATAAGTTTGATGTAGGATATTATATAGATAATAATGGTAACAAAGTAGGTGGGTTAATTCGAGATATGGACTGGAAGAATAATCCTGTCCGCTTCGCTTTTAAAAATAGTGAGGAAGGAGAAGTCCGTGATGTAGTATTAGCTGATGCTAAGGAATTCTATATAAGTGGAAAAGCAAAATACTTAAGAGGAAAAGTTAAAGTAGATATGTCTAGTGAATACTTACAGAATATGAGTACTGACTCATTGCCTGAATATAAAGAAGAGACAGTTTTCTTAAAAGTATTGGTAGAAGGTAAGGCTACTTTATTTAGATACAGTAGTGCAATAGGACATCGTTTCTTTTATCTGAAGGATAACAGTATTGAACCATTAGTTTTTAAAAAGTATATGAAGACTAATACTAAAAGAGGGAAGAATGATGGTAATACGGCAAAGAATGAAATGTATAAAAGACAGATTTGGACAGAGTTTAATTGTGATATACAATCAAGAAATAAGATTAAAAGCTTAGAATATAACGAGAAGGATCTTGTTAAGTATTTTAAAAATTATAATGAGTGTGAAGGTGAAACTACAGTGGAAGTCTATTCTAAAGGTTCCTATAAGAGTG is a window of Myroides oncorhynchi DNA encoding:
- a CDS encoding DUF4465 domain-containing protein, which encodes MKKTITRISSYAILGLALLTTSVFTSCSSDDNSSDSSNELSLDLSKISLEIPTEGGKIWSETFKENTPLITAPYTFSHNVSTFGADKYWRGFTVSNSTDKKDQGSAFNKLMYGTMAETTNNMPFLVAFTEGVSDVLVKGKSIDIKEAYTVVTLEDNYSPVAVELALSSYTYHSTQRGDPGMSKKFEKGDFFKVVVFGLDENKVIINSPVEHYLIDYRNGVVKVDTNWKKVSLKVLGKVKYLVFYVDSSDKGQWGVNTPAYFTVKDLVVSK
- a CDS encoding cell surface protein; the protein is MKKSLIRVSTFLLFGITLITGTLFTGCSSDDSVPYTIPVELVQIDTDLKIQSSYNVDRSRVVTVAPELAKFTNPSLEWKIVKANNIDKDSLLSTAQYLDFISLKEGVYRISVDIKDKVYKTNYEFDVQVAKEENAYKKFITKVFDFMPSYGQFTNDLPKYVVGDTREKMIAKAEAAIAKEKAGMISLGGFGGYVVFGFDHTIANVPGKRDFRVLGNAFWAAANPNPDAPGRGGSCEPGIIMVAYDKNKNGKPDDDEWYEIAGSEYYKKETIKDYGITYYRPDPKKAPVVDPKLSWATDLEYIRWEDNQGDKGWKPKNTFHRQSYFPEWYNGDKITFKGTRLANNSKDESGTGSYWVLYSYPWGYADNAPNNDDESAIDINWAVDKTGNKVNLPGVDFIKVYTGINQESGWLGEVSTEVAGAVDLHIEGTSITTRK
- a CDS encoding outer membrane beta-barrel protein, whose protein sequence is MRIFLCFLVFCICSLSFSQNKFDVGYYIDNNGNKVGGLIRDMDWKNNPVRFAFKNSEEGEVRDVVLADAKEFYISGKAKYLRGKVKVDMSSEYLQNMSTDSLPEYKEETVFLKVLVEGKATLFRYSSAIGHRFFYLKDNSIEPLVFKKYMKTNTKRGKNDGNTAKNEMYKRQIWTEFNCDIQSRNKIKSLEYNEKDLVKYFKNYNECEGETTVEVYSKGSYKSVALALKGQLSSANFKFDNSEISNANYDLGSAVGYGLGLEIEYTFPFNNKKWGMFIEPTYKHYSFSKSQTVVNETLVQELKYNMLELPIGARYYMFISDKSKLFINVGVQFSFDMSSTLKLSQTKELDVKSGNNAFFGVGYKYNRFSFEYRINTKRSLTKNYSYWDSSFNSMSFTIGYSFAKF